The Candidatus Poribacteria bacterium nucleotide sequence AACCGATGCGGATCCGTAGACTTTAGCGGAAGGGCTGTCTTTAAAATCCGTCGGTATACCAAAAGATATGATGCGACTTGAGGCCTTGCGCCAAAGGTTTCGGTTGATTGTGTAACAGATTCGGAATTGAATTGAATGTAGGGGATGCCATCTTCTCGGAAAGCACGGCGGGTTGATTGATACGATACATCGTACTCCCGCGTTCTTCAATCGCTGATGCGTTAAAGCCATCGGCGATTGGGGCAGGATAGACAACCTCAAACGATTCCATATCCATCTGCGCTATGATATTACAGATCATACCTTCAAAGAGTTCTTTACCTTTGTCTTTTTCAAAGGAATTCTCTGAAGCAATAAACTCCTCAACATTTAGTTCGTTGTCATCCTGGTAGAGGGAAATATAACCTTCAATACTGCCTGCACGTTCAGCAACCCAAGCGTTCGGAGACTCCGTCTGCACCCACTCTGTCCAATACGCTATGTCGTCCCTGACAAAGGTACCGTTGAATTTACGGGCGTACCCGTCGTAGAGTGCAGCAATCTGCTTAACTTCGGCTTCATCATCAAAATTGATCGGGCGGACTTCCCACACGGACCGGCTTTCAGCACTGAAAGATTGTTTTGCATGATAGCGAGGCACCTTTTCCCATCCTTCAACTGAATAGATGTGTTGGCTTCCGTGCAACGAGGAAAGGACGATATCGCGGGACTCCATGAACCGGATCGAATCTTGGAGGAGCTGCGTGGCAATGCCGCGTCGGCGGTAGTCTGGACGCGTGCTGACCTCTCCAATGCCACCAACCGTTATCGGCTCCCCATGCAAAAATATCTTTCGGATAAAGACACGTACCGTGCTAACAATACTCCCTTTATCAACTGCGATCCGGATGCCTTCCGCATCCCGCCACGGATCGTTATGCCAATGATTGGAGAAATATTGGCGACCACCCGTAAAGACAGACGTGACATGGTCCAGCCATGCTTCTAATTCTTCAGGATAAAGAGCACGAAATTCCATTTTTTAATTATTCCTTGCGGTTCGGTCAGGGGGATAGGTTAAACAAAATTACCCGCCGTAGATCCGCCTGCGGCGATGTTGCAGGCTACGATTCTGGTTTTATCCATTTAAAATTTTATCGTGAGTTCTCCGAGGAACTGACGCGCCTCATTACGGCTCCCAAACACTTCGTAGAGATCCCCAGAAACATCGTAAAACCTACGGATAAAATTGCGGCTTGTTTCCGCAGGATTCAGATCCGCATAACGAAGCCATAGATTCGTTCGGGACCAGATATCCCAATTGAGTTCAATGACTGTAGATCTCGCATCGCCGGTGTCCACTCTACGCTGTTTGTTGAGGTCTGGGAAGAGGGCATCCTGTGTTAAGTCAGACGTGCCATCGACACGACCAATGGATAGGTTCAATTCCTTATAGCGATACGGATTCGGATTCGTGATAAATTTCAGGTTCGCGGCGAACGCATTTTCTAACGCCTGTGTCTCGAAATCGTAGCTATCCTCTACCTTCGCAGGCGTAACATAACGTTCATCTTGTTCGCCATACGTCAACTCATCAAGGAATGTCAAGTGCCACCGTTCAGAAAGGCTGTAAGTCCACCCAAACATATTTTTCAGTTCTAATTGATTGAGTTTATCTTGAACATCCGTTGAAAAGTCAATATCTTCGTAATCTTCCAAATAATTGTTTTGCAGATTGGCGGCACGAACGCTATAAAAACCGTTCATATGTGAGGGTTTCACGGTGAATCCACTGACGGAATATTGTGCGATGGTAAAATCGCTATCATCTCGTAGATAGAGGTATCCAGCAGCATCCAGATCCAAGAAGGTCTGATCGTGCTTTTCCTCGCTGAGTTGATCGGTTTCATAAACGATGCGTCCGAGATACCGTCCATTGAGATCGAACTTCTGGATACGCGAGATGATGTTGTGAAAGAGCGTCAGACGAATGTCTTTGCGTTTCAGCTCTTCAGCGAGTTCTTCCTTGTCCTCTGCATCGGTTTCTTCGGCATAATATCGACTATATTCTGCTTCTTCCAGTAACCGGACGCGTCGATTCAAGGCGGCATTATCGGCAGCCGTAGCAGGACTCTGGGCAAACGGACCGTATCGTAGACGCGTCGCATTCGTAATCGCGTCAGAAAGTTCCGCTTGACCTGGCGTGAGCTCCGTCAGTTGCGTTAATGTCGGTGAGAGCGCAATGACTTCCGGCAGCCCCCCGACTTTTCTACGGAACCGACTGGTATCTTTAACGAGGATCTCACCGGTAGGGAGGGCGACAAGTGCCATCGGTTTCATAAATTCACCGTTGCCTCGGCCTTTTCTTCCAAAACTCCCGAGCGGTTTTCCCACCGCGTCAAACCTCACAATGCGGTGGTTCCCGGTGTCTGCAATAAGCACATTTCCCCGCGGGTCAATTGCGATGTCTGAGGCATCCATATCAAACTCCCCCTCGCCTGCCCCATATCTCCCGAAAGTGAGCAATACCGCTCCATCGGTACTGAACTTATGGACGCGTCCAAGTTCCGCATCTAAAACGTAGAGTTCATTTTGAGAGTTGAGTGCCACGCGGAGGGCTCTGTCATATCCCTTCGGCTGAATGGCAAAAGCGGTTTTCCCTTGCTCGTCAATGATAAGGTTCGCTGGCAAAACGACTTTGGGGAGAACATCTACAGGATCCACAAAGTGGGTATCTAACAACTCACCCTTCGCACTGAATTTGTGGACACACGGAACGAACATATAGACTTTCGGAGCACCTGCTTCGGTTCCTGTCTCTGCAATGTGCTGAATGGTTACATCAGCAACATAGATATTCCCGAGACTATCTACGGCGAGGTGTCCAGGTTTCCGCAGGATATTGTCTGGAGATGCTGGGACTTCAGGGATTTGAAACAGAAATTCGCCTGTCGCCGATAATTTCTGGATAAGCCTATTTTCGGCGTCGCTGACGTAGATGTTTTGGTCGTCAAAAGCGAGGTGAATGTCCTTGCCAAACCGTCCTTGGGTTGAGCCTTTCCCTCCGAATTCACGCTCTAATCTAATAAAATCTACTGAAAAAGCCGAAGTCAATCCGATACATAATAAACAGAGGACGGAAAGAAGCGGTAGGAAAACGATGTATCTTTTCATAGTTTCTTAAAGACTTCCAAAGCACTCTCAAATAGATGGAGGCCGTTAGGAATTTGCAATCTGCTGTTTCAGCGTTTCTATTTCCTGGGCGAGTTCTTCGATCCGTTTCTCTTGTTCACGATTTTTTCGACTCTGCCATACCATAATAACCTGTGGGATACCCACAACGACGATAATGACACCCATCAACCACGAGATCTGTTTCTCAACACCGTCCACCCTTCCACTCAGGGCTGCCACATCCTCTTTTACAGAAGATATTTTATCGTTCATAGACTCGATTTTGGTTTCTATAGACTCGATTTTGGTTTCTATAGACTCGATTTTGGTTTTTATCGGCGCAGTTTCATCTTCTATTTCTTCTTTGATAATCGAGCGAATCTTCTCAAGGTCTTGAACCGTTAATTCGGCGAATACAGGCGATATGAGTGTCCAAAGGATTATCGAGAGCAGAAAAACTCTTTTCATGGGTATATCTCCTTAAAAGTTTAAAGATTTGATCCTCTGGTCTTAAGAATTTTACACGCTTCTGATGTGGATGTCAAGGCAAAATGGCACCATACGTTAATCCGGTAAAATACGATATCCCGTACTAATCCCCGTAATCATGCCGATAATTGCCCAGAGTCCGGCACACGTCATCTCTCCGAGGACGAGTCCGAGAAAGATAGGTCTTGCGCTTCTATATGCCTTCAACCCGCCGTATTTCACAATGCTAAACTTCAGACCCCAGCCCAAAAATATAGAAAACCACAGTTTAAACGTTGCCCATGAACTCAACATCGTATAGCCGAGTGGATGCAGGGGCCACCAGATAAAAGTTTGGCGCATCCACATCAACCAGATTGTGAACCCGCTCCCGAACACCATAAAGCCCGTGTTTGTCCAATTCGTGCTTGTTTTTGGGCTGACGAGGAGTCCCTCAAGTTGACGCATGAACCAACTCCCACCCGTGTAAGGTGCACCGTGTGCATAACTAATCTTAATCGCAGAGTAATAGGAAACACCAAGCCCGATAACCATCGCAACCGCCATCGCGATGAGCAGCTGCCGGCGTTTGACACGAGCGTCATCTGCCGCTTTCAATCCATTCATGATGTTCGGCATCATAAACTCACGAAGGTCTAACGTGAGACATACCGGGTGCATCATTATAGATGTTAACGTGGATGGATGGATTTTTGAGGTGCCTAAGGTTGTTAAAAAGAAACTTTGGGGTGAAAACGATGGATTGATGAACGGAATGCCACCATTAATCACTTGCCACGTCAGCAAGACATACATCGCGAGCAGGAAAAGCACAAAACCGAAAGCAAAGAGGAGGGACATCCCCATCAAATGATTGAAAAACGCAAGCACGCAGATACCACCAAGCAGTCCGAAGATCGTAACCCCGTGGGGCAATGCCTCATCGGAAGGACGGAACTCGAACATGGTTTTAATGTGATGTCTCGCTTTCCAGAGCGCGATAGCAACAAACGTCAGACACGCACCTGCCTCCTGTGCCGCACTAAACGACTTACCTGTCCACTGCACGCCGGGGCCCGAAGTCAGTTGGAAACCGAGGACCACACCCAATAGACACTGGAGTTTGTAAAACACGAAGAAAAACCAGATGCTGAACGAGACCTCCAAAGTGAGCAGATAACTGAACCCCACCATAGACCAGAAGATGACGATCTGAAACGGACGAAGCGCGGTCCACGGCTTTTCAGAGAGGTACGCGTTCAGCCAAAAATCGCGCGGGACATGCGGCATGGACGGAAAGAACGTATGGAGACCGTTCATCGTATGCAGGAAGACTGGAAACGCAAACCCGAACCAGAGGGCACTGTTCTTAAAGAGCGGACCGAGGCTCCCTCTATCTTGTGCCGCCATTTCTACAGGTAACTTAACGAGCGGAAAAGCGCAGCGTTCATATTCCACCCACTGCTTACGGAGTAGCACCGACAAGCAGATCATCACGAAATAGACGACGAGAACGTAGGCACTCCACGTTAGGATAGGAACGATCCACGGTCCCCACGGCACGGATTCCCCATCGAACAAACCTTCAAAGAAAGACTGCGCAGCGGTATGGTCGCGAACAACGCGCCACTGTGGGATATAATGATGGAAGAGCGACTCCCAATCGTTTTCAGGGGTAGCGAGGTACTGATACGCCACCATCGGGCTGAGGGCATAGCGCATCATCCCAGAGGACGGGATACCTGCTGGCGCAAGCATGATACACCAGATCGTGACAAGCTCTCCGGGGGAGAACGCCGAGGAAGGGTGGACCCGCTTCAGGAAAACATTGATTCCCAATACAAAAATCGTTAGAACAAAGAACGGAGCGACAGGGAAATGTCCACCTGCGAGAAATATGTTACGGATGACGTAATCGTTATAGGGTGCGAGAAGACATTCAGTCGTAGCGCACGCCAACCCGATAAGCACTGCGCGCCACGTAAGACTATCTCGAGTTTGTTGCTGAATCAATTTCTTGCCTTTCCTGTTCTTATGCTTTCGGCGATAAGTATACCACATCCCCATTTTTTTCAATAGCACAATTTGAGCTGAAGTAGCGTTATTCTACTTTCCACTTGGTCTGTGCCACCTTGTAGCATAACCTGTTAGACGCTTTCACGCAGAAGTATCCACCGGCAACCATAACAACACTTCCGTCCCTTCATCGGGAATGCTGTCAATCTCTACCGTGCCGCCATGCTCTTCAAGGATTCGTTTGACATTCGCTAATCCAAGTCCTGTGCCTCTCGCCTTCCGGGTGAAAAACGGTTCAAAGAGATGCTCTAAATCCTCCGCTGGTATCCCGATGCCTGTGTCCTTAACCTTGATACAGACGCTATCGTTTTCCGTAAAGGTGGACACCCGCAGCACTCCACCTTGCGGCATCGCCTCCATGGCATTCAGGACCACATTCATAAACGCCTGCTTCAGTTTATCTGAATCAAATTGGATTTCTGGGGTTTCAGGTAACACATCTAAGACGAGTTGGATGTTGTGATGCGCTAAGTTGGCTTCCATCAAAGAGAGAACCGTTTGTAGGATAGGGGTAATCCGCTGTTGTTTCAGGTCAAGCGACGAGGGACGTGCGAAGTCCATTAAACCTTTCACAATGGTATCAATTCGCTCAATTTCCTCAAGAATATAACGAACGGATTGCTGATGTTTCTCTCCCGACATTTCCGGCTTCTGCAGCAACATCTGTGCCAACATCCGCATAGATGACAGCGGATTTCGGATCTCGTGCGCGAAGGAGGCAGACATTTTTCCCGCCGTCGCCAATCGTTCCGCTTGCAGTAACTGATCTCTCGACGCTTTGAGGTCCCTTGTCATCTGGTTGAATGCAGCCGCGAGATCGCCAATTTCATCATGCGTCTTAATCTCACACTGTTCGTCCAGGTCGCCTGTCGCGACACGAGCCGTGGAATCGACCAAAACCTTAATCGGGTTCGTCAAATTCTTACCGATTCGGTAACTGATAAATGCAATCAGTGCCATAACGAGAACCGCAATACCTAACATATACCATGTCAGGGTCCGTTTCGCTTCGGCTATCTTTTCCATCGGACGCAATAAGCAGTAGAACCGTTCAGGACGGAGTGAAAGATAAAAAACCTTGTAAGGCTTTCCAGCGAGCACCACATCGTGTGTAATAGGGATGTTGCTGGCTTCTCGGAGGTGATCTTTGACTTCACGCAGCTTCATTTTTTCCGCTAAGTTTGCCCAGTCCTGTTCAGTATCAGAAAGCCCAACTAACGTGCTGTCGTTAAGCGTGTAATCGGAACCGAAAACCATAATTTCTACACTATACGCTTTCTTGATTTTTTCGCTCGGTTCCCGAATAAATCCAGTCTCTACGATGGTGTCGAGCCAGCCTTGGGTTTCACGTGTAAACTGTTCACTGTATTTCCACGCAAACAGTTCAACTGTTAGCAATGGCACAAAGATAGTGACACACGCAAATAGGATCAGAAAGGGAAGAACAATTTTGGTTTGAATGCTATACCGACGCATCAGGATCCCTCGTTTAGATCTCAACGTTTTTGTACCGTGTCTATAGAATACCGCAAAGCAGTCGGTATGTCAACACGTCGCAAGCCTATGGCAGAGCCATTCAGTTTTCCAAAAAAAACGAACAAAAACCTTCTTTAATCTGTCTAAAACACGGGAAAAACAGACTTAACATTAAAAAAATTGGAACTTTCTGACACCTGTGGTGTATAAATTTTTAAGCCAACTTGCGTTCGCTTGTGGCATCGTGAATCCAAGTCCCTTAAACTCAACCCGATACGGAGAAAAAACATGATGAACACTCGAAAATCCACCAGCGCATACACAGCCTCGGAACTTGAGCACATTGATGAGGATGAACTCGTCAATCGGTTTCAGAATGGTGACATAGAAGCTTTTAATCCGCTCGTTCTTAAATATCAAAAGAAAATATATAACCTTATTTATCAGCGCATTCGTGATAGAGAAATAGCAAAAGATATTAGCCAAGAGGTATTTTTAAAAGCGTTTAAAGCATTACCCGACTTCAAGGGTGGCTCTGCGTTCTACAGTTGGATTTACCGAATCGCTATCAATAGTAGCATTGACTTTCAGCGGCGGCGTAACCGTAACAGAGTCCTGACGTTTGAAGAATTACCACCTGATGCCGACGAAGTCCTAAGGATGTCAGATGCTCACCCGTCCCCCGAAAAACTCCTTGAAGAAAAGGAACTTGGTAAGATCATTCGAGAGGCGGTGCGGAAACTCCCACCCGGTCAGCGTCGTGTTTTCAATCTGCGTCACCGAAGGGAATTGGCAATTAAAGAGATTGCGGTTCTGTTAAACAGATCGGAAGGCACAATTAAAACACACTTACATCACGCGCACCGACGTCTCCAAAGTATGCTTCTTCCTTACCTACGCAATGAGCCGTTGGAATGGCATTCAGAAACTTAGGATGCAGTAACAATTTCCTTGACACTATATTTTTTATGTGGTATAATTAAGAAATAGCGATTTTGGAATTAGGTGGGATGGCTGAGTGGACGAAGGCGGCGGTCTTGAAAACCGTTGTGGCGCAAGTCACCGTGGGTTCGAATCCTACTCCCACCGCCATTATAGGTAAAGATAAAAGGGTTGGAGTGGACGAAGGCGGCGGTCTTGTCTTTTGATAAAGGGCGTTGTGGCACAAGCCACCATGGGTTCGAATCCTACTCCCACCGCCAGACGGAGAGGTGCAGGAGTGGTTGAACTGGACTGCCTGCTAAGCAGTTATGGCGTAAGCCATCGTGGGTTCGAATCCCACCCTCTCCGTTCACTACGCGCCTGTAGCTCAGTGGATTAGAGCATCTGACTACGGATCAGAAGGCCGGGGGTTCGAATCCTCTCAGGCGCTTCAAAGGTATTTGCTGACAAATGTGGATAACGATTCCTACTGGATGGGACGAGCTCTCAAATTAGCCCAACAGGCAGGCGAACAAGGAGAAGTACCCGTTGGTGCCCTGCTTGTAAGCGGCGATCGCCTCATCGCTGAAGCATTTAACTTACGCGAAACACGCGGCAGTCCTATCGCACACGCCGAAATGCTTGTCCTACAAGCCGCATCCGAAAAACTTGGCAACTGGCGATTTGTGGATACCACGTTCTATGTGACGTTGGAACCTTGTCCAATGTGTGCCGGCGCGATTGTATTGGCGCGTATCCCAAGAGTTGTTTACGCAGCAACAGACCCGAAATCAGGGGCAGCCGGAACGCTCTATAATATCCTTCAAGATGAACGATTGAATCATCGGGTTGAATTGGTCAGTGGAGTCTGTGCAGAAGAAAGTAGTGCCCTTCTGAAGTCCTTTTTCCAGCAACGCCGCCAGAAATCCGAATAGATAGCAGGCGGGGTTTCAGTGTATCGTGTGGTAGGTGAAAATATCTTTACCCTCTACAAGTGAGTTCCCGAGGGTTTCCGATAACCGAAGACTGATAACCAATAAGGAGAGATGCAGGAGTGGTTGAACTGGACAGTCTCGAAAACTGTTGTGGCGCAAGTCACCGTGGGTTCGAATCCCACTCTCTCCGTTTTTCATCTTTTTCGGAGTCAAGTTGTAAAGCGTAAGCGGTTCAAGCATCGTAACAGTTGCGTGAATTCCGCAGGTTGCTCTTTAACTGACAACCGAAGACTGATAACTGACAATCATTACGGGGCAGTAGCTCAGTTGGGAGAGTGCATCCCTCGCACGGATGAGGTCACGGGTTCAAATCCCGTCTGCTCCATACTTAATACTTAATAGTGGTCAGTCGTCAGTTATCGGTCAAAGACCGGGTTTGTTGAGTTAAACTCTCTCTTAACTGACCACTGATAACTGACCACTATAAAATGGAGAGATGCAGGAGCTGGCTGAACTGGCATGACTGGAAATCATGTGTGCTGTTTTGCAGTACCGTGGGTTCGAATCCCACTCTCTCCGCCACACTTTTTAATGATTACTTCTGGGCTGCTGCGAACGTTGGCCTTTCAGTATTTCAATTGTTAACGAACCATTCATAAACGCAAACAAGTTTTTTAACAATTTTAAATCGGGGTGGACAACGGACACCCCGCTCAGACCTAATCGTTAAAAAAACGCCTTGGCTATGCTAGGTGGGGAGGTAGCGGTGCCCTGTATCTGCAATCCGCTAAAGCAGAACTGAATCCCCAGGATGCGGCCTGTTTCTGTGGGGACTGTCCCACGCACGTGGTGTTGAGGGTTGGGTCTTGAGCAACGGACGCTTGTTGAACCCCGTCAGGTCCGGAAGGAAGCAGCGGTAAATGAGTCGCTCGTGTGACGCAAGGGTGCCTGACCTGAGCTAACGACGCGGGCAACGCCTGGAGACGCTTGTCAACCCTGGGTGCATAGTCATCTTTTCGGCGGATTCATTGGAATAGACACACCTTATTCCGATGCGCATGTTATACAAGGAAGGATTGCCTGATGTCTTACGAGGTTCTCGCTCAAAAATGGCGTCCCCAAAACTTCAGCGACGTTGTCGGACAGGAACACATTACCACGACGCTCAAAAATCAGATCCTCTCCGAACGCATCGGGCATGCTTACCTTTTTTGGGGACCGCGCGGCACCGGGAAAACCACGATCGCGCGTATCTTTGCCAAAGCCGTCAATTGTCCCAACCGCATTCAAGAAACCCAATTTGACTCTATTAAAACAGCAGAACCTTGCAATCAATGCGAATTTTGCCACGAAATTTCGCACGATAGATCCTTTGACGTAATTGAGATGGATGCTGCCTCCAATCGCGGTATTGATACAATCCGAGACCTCCGTGAAAACGTCAAACTCTCGCCAGCGACCTGCCCCTACAAAATTTATATCATAGATGAAGCGCACATGCTCTCCACGGAGGCATTCAACGCCTTACTGAAAACGCTTGAAGAGCCGCCGCCCCATGTCATATTTATTATGGCAACAACCGAGCATGCTAAGATCCCGAAGACAATCAGTTCTCGCTGTCAAGATTTCGATTTTCGATACCTCGAAGATGAAAAGATAATCGAACGTTTGCAGTTAATTGCCCAAGAAGAAGGTATTTCAGCGGATCTGGATGTACTCACCCTCATCACGCGTCAATCCGAGGGATGTCTACGCGATGCAGAAAACCTATTGGAACTCGTTTCCGCCACTGGAAAAGATTTAACAATCGAAGTCGTTGAACAGACCATCGGACTCGGTTCCAGCTCCCTCCTTCAGGAACTTGCCGAAGCAATTACGGAAAGAGGTCTCGCAAAGGGGTTGAAAACTCTCAGTAACCTGACGAAGCAAGGCACAGACTTGTCGCAATGCTTGGATCAACTGATCAGTTATTTCCGGGACTTACGGCTTTTAGCAATCGACAGCAGCCTCAGTGAACAGGTTCAGAGTCCCAAGTCAGATATCCCCAGACTCAAGCAGAAGGCAGAACAGATGTCGGTAAACAGATTGTCCCGGATTATCAAAATTTTGATGCACACCAATCAAGACATCAAACAGTATGGTTATCCACAACTTCAATTAGAGACAGCACTCATTCAACTTAACTCGCTTGAAGAAGGCATGCCCCTTGAGGAAATAATCGGCAAATTATCGACATTGGAGCAAAAATTCGATTCAGCGGGGCTTTCAGCCGTCAGTACGCAACCCTCAGTAATTGATAGGCACCAATCGGCAGCCGATTCTCGGAAACCAGAGAACCGGGGAACAGTTCCGGAATTCGGGGATATAAACCCCGCCTATGATAACAACCGCCACAAGGGACTACCGAGAACCGAGAACCGAGAACCGAGAACCATTCCCGCCGATAGCCATCCCACTGTTTCACACAGGCTCAGAGATTTGAAAGATCTCCCTTCATTTTGGGATGAGATAAAATCAAAACTCCCTGTGATGTTCAAGCACGCATTACCAGAGGGATCTGTCCCCACTGTGAATGGCACAAACACGGTCGAAATTCCCTGTTCACCCTCCAACTTTTTTATGATAACGGATGAAGACCAAAAACTTGTAGCCGATATCCTAAAACAGGAGGTCGGCAAACCCGTAAAAATCGAATTGGTTGCTTCGGATACAGTGTCGGAATCGGTAGTATCCGAGGATGTACCAAAAGAAACAAAACAGAAAACACCAATGATGCGTAGGGTTGACGCCCAAGAGGATCCACAACTTAAAACCGTTCTTGACCTTTTCGAGGCAACGGTTGTAGACACTCAGTAACCATAGTTAGAAAAATGACTGTGCTCGATTGTATTCCGCATAGGTCTCGCCAAGAGCGAATGGATCGTTTCATCCAATCAAGCCTTGGAAAAAACCAGTGCGGAACGCGTAGGAGCGAGGTGACCTCGCCCATACAGAGCCATAAGGGAAGGACCATAGCTA carries:
- a CDS encoding nucleoside deaminase; its protein translation is MGRALKLAQQAGEQGEVPVGALLVSGDRLIAEAFNLRETRGSPIAHAEMLVLQAASEKLGNWRFVDTTFYVTLEPCPMCAGAIVLARIPRVVYAATDPKSGAAGTLYNILQDERLNHRVELVSGVCAEESSALLKSFFQQRRQKSE
- the dnaX gene encoding DNA polymerase III subunit gamma/tau — its product is MSYEVLAQKWRPQNFSDVVGQEHITTTLKNQILSERIGHAYLFWGPRGTGKTTIARIFAKAVNCPNRIQETQFDSIKTAEPCNQCEFCHEISHDRSFDVIEMDAASNRGIDTIRDLRENVKLSPATCPYKIYIIDEAHMLSTEAFNALLKTLEEPPPHVIFIMATTEHAKIPKTISSRCQDFDFRYLEDEKIIERLQLIAQEEGISADLDVLTLITRQSEGCLRDAENLLELVSATGKDLTIEVVEQTIGLGSSSLLQELAEAITERGLAKGLKTLSNLTKQGTDLSQCLDQLISYFRDLRLLAIDSSLSEQVQSPKSDIPRLKQKAEQMSVNRLSRIIKILMHTNQDIKQYGYPQLQLETALIQLNSLEEGMPLEEIIGKLSTLEQKFDSAGLSAVSTQPSVIDRHQSAADSRKPENRGTVPEFGDINPAYDNNRHKGLPRTENREPRTIPADSHPTVSHRLRDLKDLPSFWDEIKSKLPVMFKHALPEGSVPTVNGTNTVEIPCSPSNFFMITDEDQKLVADILKQEVGKPVKIELVASDTVSESVVSEDVPKETKQKTPMMRRVDAQEDPQLKTVLDLFEATVVDTQ
- a CDS encoding GNAT family N-acetyltransferase; this encodes MEFRALYPEELEAWLDHVTSVFTGGRQYFSNHWHNDPWRDAEGIRIAVDKGSIVSTVRVFIRKIFLHGEPITVGGIGEVSTRPDYRRRGIATQLLQDSIRFMESRDIVLSSLHGSQHIYSVEGWEKVPRYHAKQSFSAESRSVWEVRPINFDDEAEVKQIAALYDGYARKFNGTFVRDDIAYWTEWVQTESPNAWVAERAGSIEGYISLYQDDNELNVEEFIASENSFEKDKGKELFEGMICNIIAQMDMESFEVVYPAPIADGFNASAIEERGSTMYRINQPAVLSEKMASPTFNSIPNLLHNQPKPLAQGLKSHHIFWYTDGF
- a CDS encoding HAMP domain-containing protein, whose product is MRRYSIQTKIVLPFLILFACVTIFVPLLTVELFAWKYSEQFTRETQGWLDTIVETGFIREPSEKIKKAYSVEIMVFGSDYTLNDSTLVGLSDTEQDWANLAEKMKLREVKDHLREASNIPITHDVVLAGKPYKVFYLSLRPERFYCLLRPMEKIAEAKRTLTWYMLGIAVLVMALIAFISYRIGKNLTNPIKVLVDSTARVATGDLDEQCEIKTHDEIGDLAAAFNQMTRDLKASRDQLLQAERLATAGKMSASFAHEIRNPLSSMRMLAQMLLQKPEMSGEKHQQSVRYILEEIERIDTIVKGLMDFARPSSLDLKQQRITPILQTVLSLMEANLAHHNIQLVLDVLPETPEIQFDSDKLKQAFMNVVLNAMEAMPQGGVLRVSTFTENDSVCIKVKDTGIGIPAEDLEHLFEPFFTRKARGTGLGLANVKRILEEHGGTVEIDSIPDEGTEVLLWLPVDTSA
- a CDS encoding sigma-70 family RNA polymerase sigma factor is translated as MMNTRKSTSAYTASELEHIDEDELVNRFQNGDIEAFNPLVLKYQKKIYNLIYQRIRDREIAKDISQEVFLKAFKALPDFKGGSAFYSWIYRIAINSSIDFQRRRNRNRVLTFEELPPDADEVLRMSDAHPSPEKLLEEKELGKIIREAVRKLPPGQRRVFNLRHRRELAIKEIAVLLNRSEGTIKTHLHHAHRRLQSMLLPYLRNEPLEWHSET